In Rattus norvegicus strain BN/NHsdMcwi chromosome 1, GRCr8, whole genome shotgun sequence, a genomic segment contains:
- the Or14a260 gene encoding olfactory receptor Olr14 has translation MPNITALTGFILTGFSDTQELQTLCGVFFLGMYMEAVMSNLIIITLITLDLHLQTPMYFFLKNLSLLDIFFVSVPIPNFIVNSLIHSNSISIQGCAFQVFLMTSFSSGEVFVLTSMSYDRYVAICFPLNYDAIMNNHICVLMVCISWATGILFGALYTAGTFSMPFCGSNVIPQFFCDVPSLLRISCSETLVVIYTSLGIGFCLGVSCFICVVISYFYIFSTVLRIPTSKGQSKVFATCIPHLTVFTVFLFTACFVYLKPFSNAPSISDRLFSVLYTVLPPALNPLIYSLRNSDVKSALRKFQQNLSLRRLLI, from the coding sequence ATGCCTAATATCACTGCCTTAACTGGTTTTATCCTGACGGGGTTCTCTGACACCCAGGAGCTACAGACTTTATGTGGAGTATTCTTCCTTGGGATGTATATGGAAGCTGTAATGAGTAACCTCATCATTATCACTCTTATCACCCTTGACCTGCATCTCCAAacacccatgtacttcttcctgaaGAATTTGTCTCTGTTAGATATCTTTTTTGTTTCTGTACCAATCCCAAATTTCATTGTTAATAGCCTAATTCACAGTAATTCTATTTCCATTCAGGGTTGTGCCTTCCAGGTTTTTCTAATGACTTCTTTCTCATCAGGAGAAGTATTTGTCCTGACTTCCATGTCTTATGACCGATATGTTGCCATTTGTTTTCCACTCAACTATGATGCCATCATGAATAATCACATCTGTGTGCTGATGGTGTGTATTTCTTGGGCCACTGGAATACTCTTTGGAGCCCTATACACAGCTGGTACATTTTCTATGCCTTTCTGTGGCTCCAATGTGATCCCACAgtttttctgtgatgttccctcATTGCTAAGGATTTCCTGCTCTGAAACACTTGTGGTCATTTACACAAGTCTTGGAATTGGTTTTTGTCTTGGTGTGTCTTGTTTTATCTGTGTTGTAATTTCTTACTTTTACATTTTCTCCACTGTGCTGAGGATTCCTACTTCTAAAGGTCAGTCTAAAGTATTTGCTACTTGCATTCCCCACCTCACTGTTTTCACTGTTTTCCTTTTTACTGCTTGCTTTGTTTATTTGAAGCCATTCTCAAATGCACCATCAATTTCAGACAGACTGTTTTCTGTCCTATATACTGTGTTGCCTCCAGCACTTAATCCTTTGATATACAGCCTGAGGAACTCTGATGTAAAAAGTGCTCTGAGGAAGTTTCAGCAAAATCTTTCCTTAAGAAGGTTACTCATTTAA